Proteins encoded by one window of Nasonia vitripennis strain AsymCx chromosome 5, Nvit_psr_1.1, whole genome shotgun sequence:
- the LOC100121241 gene encoding non-lysosomal glucosylceramidase isoform X2, protein MGGRVREVPKYGFKVRLDHEYPEKWSQKLRPKFKQTIQMMPLAVRYVFYYTNVSRYGRPVLMDYFNMRHGQQIYGVPIGGLGGGSIGRGFRGEFCRYALLPGLYSYHVIPANQFILTVRDVNGNTIYNQVLSTKTKPKHLRSWKWGFEGNKASYTGLYPRSWTTYEVEELELKLTCRQVSPVIPHDYKDSSLPCAVFVWDVVNRSNRDLRIAITFTFQSGCASKEDAQGDKWTEFFELDESRGTMIHQEFRGMPCTYAISSRTRPDDVGVTRMIGFDPRGNGAVLWQRLQNAGRFDESAEPRISSKTRKPIATAVCADTLVKAGSSGFLEFSLAWHMPKIQFFFKKKDHLRYYTQFFSGEKAGPEICRYALSQYERWEDEIERWQKSVLEDPDLPDWYKSAIFNELYFVSDGGSLWLSTDESNELQPDDPRRRYGRFAYLEGHEYRMYNTYDVHFYAAFALAQLWPNLEACIQYEFRDSVHAEDQQRLQGLYDGSKRHRKVKGSVPHDIGDPGEEPFDLINAYPIHDVSQWRDLNSKFVLSCYRIYFFNRNLEQLRDFWSTIKLVLEHSLTFDEDNDGLIENGGFPDQTYDCWVMSGPSAYCGGLWIAALHCAVKMAELLGESEDEARYKGILDRGKVAFQDKLWNGKYYNFDCGKDESKLSIMSDQLCGHWLLRACGFSYEVFPQDRVRSSLETVFQNNVMKYKNGQQGAVNGFSPTGSIDYSCIQSEEMWTGVAYGLAALLIHEGMIEEAFRTAEGVYRTVYEKIGMGFETPEALYEHKVYRAIGYMRPLSIWAMQHAWTMRKALDPVGDANDGMTEINLTLSS, encoded by the exons ATGGGAGGCAGGGTTAGGGAGGTGCCGAAATACGGCTTCAAAGTGAGACTCGATCACGAGTACCCGGAGAAATGGTCGCAGAAGCTGAGGCCCAAGTTCAAGCAGACCATTCAGATGATGCCTCTGGCTGTGAG ATACGTGTTTTACTACACCAACGTAAGCCGTTACGGTAGGCCCGTGCTGATGGATTATTTCAACATGAGGCATGGCCAGCAAATTTACG GTGTCCCGATAGGAGGATTGGGTGGTGGCTCGATCGGCCGTGGCTTCAGGGGTGAGTTCTGCCGGTACGCACTGCTACCGGGCCTCTACAGCTATCACGTCATCCCCGCTAATCAGTTCATCCTGACTGTGAGGGACGTTAATGGGAACACGATATACAATCAGGTCTTGTCGACGAAAAC GAAACCGAAGCACCTGAGATCGTGGAAATGGGGTTTCGAGGGCAACAAGGCCTCGTACACGGGACTCTACCCTCGTTCCTGGACGACTTACGAGGTCGAGGAGCTTGAACTGAAGCTGACCTGCCGACAGGTGTCGCCGGTGATACCCCACGATTACAAGGATAGCTCGCTGCCCTGCGCCGTCTTCGTCTGGGACGTCGTCAACAGATCGAACAGGGATCTCAGGATTGCGATCACGTTCACTTTTCAGAGCGGATGTGCCAGCAAGGAGGACGCTCAGG GTGACAAATGGACGGAATTTTTCGAGCTAGACGAGAGCAGAGGCACGATGATACACCAGGAGTTTCGGGGTATGCCCTGCACATACGCGATAAGCTCGAGGACGCGGCCCGACGACGTCGGCGTGACTCGAATGATCGGCTTCGATCCCAGAGGAAACGGAGCCGTTCTCTGGCAGAGGCTTCAAAACGCCGGCAGGTTCGACGAGAGCGCCGAGCCCAGGATATCCAGCAAGACCA GAAAGCCGATCGCCACCGCCGTCTGCGCCGACACTCTGGTGAAGGCCGGCTCGAGCGGATTCCTGGAGTTCAGTCTGGCCTGGCACATGCCGAAGATCCAGTTCTTCTTCAAGAAAAAGGATCATCTCAG GTATTACACTCAGTTCTTCAGCGGCGAAAAGGCAGGGCCGGAGATCTGCCGCTACGCGCTTTCCCAGTACGAGCGCTGGGAGGACGAGATCGAGCGCTGGCAGAAGTCCGTCCTCGAGGATCCGGATCTACCCGACTGGTACAAGAGCGCGATATTCAACGAGCTGTACTTTGTCAGCGACGGAGGCAGTCTCTGGCTCAGTACCGACGAGAGCAACGAGCTCCAGCCGGATGATCCACG GAGAAGGTACGGGCGCTTTGCGTATCTCGAGGGCCACGAGTACCGCATGTACAACACGTACGACGTGCACTTCTACGCGGCGTTCGCTCTGGCGCAGCTGTGGCCCAACCTGGAGGCCTGCATACAATACGAGTTTCGCGATAGCGTGCACGCCGAGGACCAGCAGAGGCTACAGGGCCTTTACGACGGCAGCAAGAGGCATCGCAAAGTCAAGGGGAGCGTGCCCCATGATATTGGCGACCCCG GTGAGGAGCCTTTCGACTTGATCAACGCCTATCCCATCCACGACGTGTCGCAGTGGCGGGATCTCAATTCCAAGTTCGTCCTCAGCTGCTACAGGATCTACTTCTTCAACAGGAACCTCGAGCAGCTGAGGGACTTCTGGTCGACCATCAAGCTG GTACTGGAGCACAGCCTGACGTTCGACGAGGACAACGACGGTCTAATAGAGAACGGCGGCTTTCCCGACCAGACGTACGACTGCTGGGTGATGAGCGGACCGAG CGCGTACTGCGGCGGTTTATGGATCGCCGCGCTTCACTGCGCCGTAAAAATGGCCGAACTTCTGGGGGAGAGCGAAGACGAGGCGAGGTACAAGGGGATACTCGATCGCGGCAAAGTTGCCTTTCAGGACAAACTCTGGAACG GAAAGTACTACAATTTCGACTGCGGCAAGGACGAGAGCAAACTGAGCATCATGAGCGACCAGCTCTGCGGCCACTGGCTCTTGAGAGCTTGCGGATTCAGCTACGAG GTTTTCCCGCAAGATCGGGTGAGATCTTCTCTGGAGACGGTCTTTCAGAACAACGTTATGAAGTACAAAAACGGCCAGCAGGGCGCAGTCAATGGCTTTTCACCGACCGGCTCCATAGACTACTCCTGCATACAGAGCGAGGAGATGTGGACTGGGGTAGCTTACGGCCTGGCTGCTCTTCTGATACACGAG GGAATGATCGAGGAAGCGTTCCGCACTGCTGAGGGCGTGTACAGAACGGTCTACGAGAAAATTGGAATGGGCTTCGAGACACCGGAGGCTTTGTACGAGCACAAGGTTTACCGAGCCATTGGATACATGCGGCCGCTTTCGATCTGGGCGATGCAGCATGCCTGGACCATGAGGAAAGCTTTAGATCCGGTAGGGGATGCTAATGACGGAATGACCGAGATCAATCTGACTCTCAGCTCGTAG